From a single Apium graveolens cultivar Ventura chromosome 2, ASM990537v1, whole genome shotgun sequence genomic region:
- the LOC141686320 gene encoding uncharacterized protein LOC141686320 produces the protein MGITDLLCRALQHKSLDIVSAMYLVSTTKSLLVTLREEGFDHLFVYVQSIYTQYGIEIPDMNSLYKSATGHSCQQKDSMTICQHYHFDIFNSAIDFQQEELHSRFSDEAVELLTLTSALDPKDNFRSFKAEDIYKLAEKFYPGDFSEQELHYLRNQLEHYKLDVIHHTSFQNMTTINELCHRLIETNKVQHYNLIDRLIQLVLTLPVSTATAERSFSSMKLIKTALRNKMEEEFLADSMLINIERELVEDIESDSIIDEFYSMKNQSTVFCSFDFLNMIFMLFLAANLRRADLIAKQRARDDAVMALEFIKDIHDMMVSKMYTLPLHMSKVSSSANKMAGRITHEKNGISPEFIHGEVFDV, from the exons ATGGGGATTACTGACTTGCTTTGCCGGGCACTACAACACAAGTCTCTTGACATTGTAAGTGCCATGTATCTGGTCTCAACTACCAAATCACTACTTGTTACCTTGAGAGAAGAAGGATTTGATCATCTCTTTGTATATGTACAATCCATTTACACGCAATATGGAATTGAAATTCCAGATATGAATTCTTTGTACAAAAGCGCAACAGGACACTCATGCCAGCAAAAAGACTCGATGACAATCTGCCAGCACTaccattttgatatatttaattCAGCAATAGATTTTCAGCAAGAAGAGTTGCATTCCAGGTTTAGTGATGAAGCAGTAGAACTCCTTACACTCACCTCTGCTTTAGACCCTAAGGACAACTTCAGATCatttaaagctgaagatatttaCAAGCTGGCAGAAAAGTTTTATCCAGGTGACTTTAGTGAACAAGAATTACATTATTTGagaaatcaacttgagcattatAAACTTGATGTGATTCATCATACAAGCTTTCAAAATATGACTACTATCAATGAATTGTGTCACAGATTAATTGAAACAAATAAGGTGCAACATTATAATTTGATTGATCGGTTGATTCAACTTGTTTTGACATTACCGGTTTCTACCGCCACTGCCGAAAGGTCTTTCTCATCTATGAAACTTATTAAAACTGCTCTACGTAATAAAATGGAAGAGGAGTTCTTGGCAGATTCTATGTTGATTAATATTGAGCGAGAACTTGTTGAAGATATAGAATCAGATTCCATAATAGATGAGTTTTATTCTATGAAGAATCAAAG tacAGTTTTCTGCAGTTTTGATTTTCTGAACATGATTTTCATGCTATTTCTTGCA GCTAATTTGCGACGTGCTGACTTGATTGCCAAGCAGCGTGCAAGAGACGATGCGGTTATGGCTTTGGAG TTTATAAAAGACATCCATGATATGATGGTGAGCAAGATGTACACGCT ACCTCTTCATATGAGTAAGGTTTCCTCATCTGCTAATAAGATGGCAGGACGTATAACACATGAAAAAAATGGGATTAGCCCCGAATTCATTCATGGGGAGGTGTTTGATGTCTAA